The proteins below come from a single Cervus elaphus chromosome 4, mCerEla1.1, whole genome shotgun sequence genomic window:
- the LOC122691837 gene encoding 40S ribosomal protein S29-like, producing MGHQQLYWSHPRKFGQGSRSCRVCSNRHGLIWKYSLNMCCQCFRQYAKDIGFIKLD from the coding sequence ATGGGTCACCAGCAGCTCTACTGGAGCCATCCGAGAAAATTCGGCCAGGGTTCTCGCTCTTGCCGGGTCTGCTCAAACCGGCACGGTCTGATCTGGAAATACAGCCTTAATATGTGCTGCCAGTGTTTCCGCCAGTATGCGAAGGACATCGGCTTCATTAAGTTGGACTAA
- the TPPP3 gene encoding tubulin polymerization-promoting protein family member 3 yields MAASTDVAGLEESFRKFAIHGDPKASGHEMNGKNWAKLCKDCKVADGKAVTGTDVDIVFSKVKAKSARVINYEEFKKALEELAPKRFKGKSKEEAFDAICQLVAGKEPANVGVTKAKTGGAVERLTDTSKYTGSHKERFDESGKGKGIAGRQDILDDSGYVSAYKNAGTYDAKVKK; encoded by the exons ATGGCAGCGAGCACAGAtgtggctgggctggaggaaagcTTCCGCAAGTTTGCCATCCATGGTGACCCCAAGGCCAGTGGGCACGAGATGAATGGCAAGAACTGGGCCAAGCTGTGCAAGGACTGCAAGGTGGCTGACGGAAAGGCTGTGACAGGGACCGATGTCGACATCGTCTTCTCCAAAGTCAA GGCGAAGTCTGCCCGGGTCATCAACTACGAGGAGTTCAAGAAGGCCCTAGAAGAGCTGGCACCCAAGCGATTTAAGGGGAAGAGCAAGGAAGAGGCCTTTGATGCCATCTGCCAGCTGGTGGCAGGCAAGGAACCAGCCAACGTAGGCGTTACT aaagcaaaaacagGGGGTGCTGTGGAACGGCTGACTGACACCAGCAAGTACACGGGCTCCCACAAGGAACGCTTTGATGAGAGCGGCAAGGGCAAGGGTATTGCTGGGCGGCAGGACATCCTGGATGACAGTGGCTACGTGAGTGCCTACAAGAATGCAGGTACCTATGATGCCAAGGTGAAGAAGTGA